One Marinibacterium anthonyi genomic region harbors:
- the phoR_1 gene encoding Alkaline phosphatase synthesis sensor protein PhoR yields MSTADLIADVLAAVPLPGLIIDQSERIIAANGEALNLLGQQIVGRHFATILRQPQVLQLVEESLRDRRPRHARHMTNDGVQDTLYEVSCRYVSGIGAVNAGALLICFQDVTHLEQAERMRRDFVANVSHELRTPLTAIMGFIETLRGPARDDEAVRDRFLEIMEGEAARMNRLVGDLLSLSRVEDEERIRPRETVNLTGILEATLRSVKPLAEEAGMELTLEAPEDPVTVTGDADQLQQVFTNLIGNAITYAPAGKSVHLVLSTTERDPAVRGSAARVQVIDKGPGIDPVHLPRLTERFYRADSHRSRELGGTGLGLAIVKHIINRHRGRLRVESELGKGSTFTVILPR; encoded by the coding sequence ATGAGCACTGCCGATCTGATTGCCGACGTCCTGGCGGCGGTGCCCTTGCCCGGCCTGATCATCGACCAGTCCGAACGCATCATCGCCGCCAATGGCGAGGCGCTGAACCTGCTGGGCCAGCAGATCGTGGGCCGCCACTTTGCCACCATCCTGCGCCAGCCGCAGGTTCTGCAACTGGTCGAGGAATCCCTGCGCGACCGGCGTCCGCGCCATGCCAGGCACATGACCAACGACGGGGTGCAGGACACGCTGTACGAGGTGTCGTGCCGCTATGTAAGCGGGATCGGGGCGGTGAATGCCGGGGCGCTTCTGATCTGTTTCCAGGACGTGACGCACCTGGAACAGGCGGAACGGATGCGCCGCGATTTCGTGGCCAATGTCAGCCATGAACTGCGCACGCCGCTGACCGCGATCATGGGGTTCATCGAAACCCTGCGCGGCCCCGCCCGCGACGACGAGGCGGTGCGCGACCGGTTCCTTGAGATCATGGAGGGCGAGGCGGCGCGGATGAACCGGCTGGTGGGCGACCTGCTGTCGCTGAGCCGGGTCGAGGACGAGGAACGCATCCGCCCGCGCGAGACGGTGAACCTGACGGGGATCCTGGAAGCCACCCTGAGGTCGGTCAAGCCGCTGGCCGAGGAAGCGGGGATGGAGCTGACGCTGGAGGCGCCCGAGGACCCCGTGACGGTGACAGGCGATGCCGATCAGCTGCAGCAGGTCTTTACCAACCTCATCGGCAACGCGATCACCTATGCGCCGGCGGGCAAGAGCGTGCACCTGGTGCTGAGCACGACCGAACGCGACCCGGCGGTGCGGGGATCGGCGGCGCGGGTGCAGGTGATCGACAAGGGGCCGGGGATCGACCCGGTGCACCTGCCGCGCCTGACCGAACGGTTCTACCGCGCCGACAGCCACAGATCGCGCGAACTGGGCGGAACCGGGCTGGGCCTGGCCATCGTCAAGCACATCATCAACCGCCATCGCGGCCGGTTGAGGGTGGAAAGCGAGCTGGGCAAGGGATCGACCTTCACGGTGATTCTGCCAAGATGA